The following are from one region of the Nocardioides marmotae genome:
- a CDS encoding AAA family ATPase, with amino-acid sequence MSAPTAGGADLETLARVVARIRSNVERVIEGKPDVVSASLVVLLAEGHLLIEDVPGVGKTMLSKALARSIDSTVRRIQFTPDLLPSDVTGVSVFNQDTREFEFRPGGIFANIVVGDEINRASPKTQSALLECMEERQVTVDGTTYQLDTPFMVIATQNPIEMEGTYALPEAQRDRFMARVSVGYPVEAAEIAMIGTHAGASPLDDLEPVTDAAEIRKLTAIVGQVYVSDAVQRYVVALTGATRRTDDLTLGASPRATLHLVRAAKAYAAMDGRDYVLPDDVLALARPVLAHRLLLSVEAAMSGRTSSAVLDGVLASVPVPDGHRS; translated from the coding sequence GTGAGTGCTCCGACAGCGGGAGGTGCTGACCTCGAGACGCTCGCGCGCGTGGTCGCGCGGATCCGGTCCAACGTGGAGCGGGTGATCGAGGGGAAGCCCGACGTCGTGTCGGCCTCCCTCGTCGTGCTGCTCGCCGAGGGTCACCTCCTCATCGAGGACGTCCCCGGCGTCGGCAAGACCATGCTGAGCAAGGCGCTGGCCCGCAGCATCGACTCCACGGTCCGACGCATCCAGTTCACCCCGGACCTGCTCCCCTCCGACGTCACCGGGGTCTCGGTCTTCAACCAGGACACCCGCGAGTTCGAGTTCCGGCCGGGCGGGATCTTCGCCAACATCGTGGTCGGCGACGAGATCAACCGCGCCTCCCCCAAGACCCAGTCCGCGCTCCTGGAGTGCATGGAGGAGCGCCAGGTCACCGTCGACGGAACGACCTACCAGCTCGACACCCCGTTCATGGTCATCGCGACCCAGAACCCGATCGAGATGGAAGGGACCTACGCCCTCCCCGAGGCCCAGCGCGACCGGTTCATGGCGCGCGTCTCGGTCGGCTACCCCGTCGAGGCGGCCGAGATCGCGATGATCGGCACCCACGCCGGCGCGAGCCCGCTCGACGACCTCGAGCCGGTCACCGACGCCGCGGAGATCCGCAAGCTCACCGCGATCGTGGGCCAGGTCTACGTCTCCGACGCGGTGCAGCGCTACGTCGTCGCGCTCACCGGCGCGACGCGGCGCACCGACGACCTCACCCTCGGCGCCTCCCCCCGCGCGACGCTGCACCTGGTCCGCGCCGCCAAGGCGTACGCCGCCATGGACGGCCGCGACTACGTCCTGCCCGACGACGTGCTCGCCCTGGCCCGCCCCGTCCTCGCCCACCGGCTGCTGCTGAGCGTGGAGGCCGCGATGAGCGGGCGGACGAGCTCGGCCGTCCTCGACGGCGTCCTCGCCTCCGTTCCGGTCCCCGACGGGCACCGCTCGTGA
- the mraZ gene encoding division/cell wall cluster transcriptional repressor MraZ, which yields MGTYTPRLDEKGRLFLPAKFRDRLAEGLVVTQGQENCLVVWPSDVFMQEAQRARATPMTNKSAREYARVLFAGADEGSLDKQGRISIPANLRDYASLEKDVVVIGVMDRIEIWDPARWEAFSTEAQRKFAELDEAGED from the coding sequence ATGGGCACCTACACCCCCCGGCTCGACGAGAAGGGGCGGCTGTTCCTCCCGGCGAAGTTCCGGGACCGACTCGCAGAGGGGCTCGTGGTGACGCAGGGTCAGGAGAACTGCCTGGTCGTGTGGCCGAGCGACGTCTTCATGCAGGAGGCACAACGGGCCCGGGCGACGCCGATGACCAACAAGTCCGCCCGTGAGTACGCCCGCGTGCTCTTCGCCGGCGCGGACGAGGGGTCGCTGGACAAGCAGGGCCGCATCTCGATCCCCGCCAACCTCCGCGACTACGCGTCGCTGGAGAAGGACGTGGTCGTCATCGGCGTGATGGACCGGATCGAGATCTGGGACCCGGCTCGCTGGGAGGCCTTCTCCACCGAGGCCCAGCGCAAGTTCGCCGAGCTCGACGAGGCCGGCGAGGACTGA
- the rsmH gene encoding 16S rRNA (cytosine(1402)-N(4))-methyltransferase RsmH, with the protein MSAPRHVPVLLDRVVALLQPALEHDGAVLVDCTLGLGGHTEAVLERIGTARVIGIDRDTEALRRAGERLAAYGDRFTGVHAVYDELPDVLDDLGLASVDAVLFDLGVSSMQLDVRERGFAYAEDAPLDMRMDGTTGPTAADVLNTYSAGELTRVLRDYGEEKFAKKIAHAIVRRRESEPFTTSGPLVELLYAEIPAPARRTGGHPAKRTFQALRMEVNDELAVLRRAIPAAIDAIGVGGRVVVESYHSLEDRLVKQAFTAATRSTVPLDLPFVPEGSEPALRLVTRGAEQADEQEIAQNPRAASVRLRAIERLRASQGAAS; encoded by the coding sequence ATGAGCGCGCCCCGTCACGTACCGGTGCTGCTCGACCGGGTCGTCGCCCTGCTGCAGCCCGCGCTCGAGCACGACGGCGCCGTCCTGGTGGACTGCACCCTCGGCCTCGGCGGGCACACCGAGGCCGTCCTGGAGCGGATCGGCACCGCCCGGGTCATCGGCATCGACCGGGACACCGAGGCGCTGCGCCGCGCCGGCGAGCGGCTGGCGGCGTACGGCGACCGGTTCACCGGCGTGCACGCGGTCTACGACGAGCTGCCCGACGTCCTCGACGACCTCGGCCTCGCCTCGGTCGACGCGGTCCTCTTCGACCTCGGCGTCTCCTCGATGCAGCTCGACGTGCGCGAGCGCGGCTTCGCCTACGCCGAGGACGCCCCGCTCGACATGCGGATGGACGGCACGACCGGCCCCACCGCGGCCGACGTGCTCAACACCTACTCCGCCGGCGAGCTGACCCGGGTGCTGCGCGACTACGGCGAGGAGAAGTTCGCCAAGAAGATCGCCCACGCCATCGTCCGCCGCCGTGAGTCCGAGCCGTTCACCACCTCCGGCCCCCTGGTCGAGCTGCTGTACGCCGAGATCCCAGCACCGGCGCGCCGTACCGGCGGGCACCCGGCGAAGCGGACCTTCCAGGCGCTGCGCATGGAGGTCAACGACGAGCTGGCCGTGCTGCGCCGCGCGATCCCGGCGGCCATCGACGCCATCGGGGTCGGCGGCCGCGTGGTCGTGGAGTCCTACCACTCGCTGGAGGACCGGCTGGTCAAGCAGGCCTTCACCGCCGCGACCCGGTCCACCGTCCCGCTCGACCTGCCCTTCGTGCCCGAGGGGAGCGAGCCGGCGCTGCGCCTGGTCACCCGCGGTGCGGAGCAGGCCGACGAGCAGGAGATCGCCCAGAACCCGCGAGCGGCCTCGGTCCGCCTGCGTGCCATCGAACGGCTTCGCGCATCCCAGGGAGCAGCCTCATGA
- a CDS encoding peptidoglycan D,D-transpeptidase FtsI family protein — protein sequence MRRTRPVRARGGLRGSPHLRLRVGFVLIAMVLSIFGGRLVQLQGLDPRSYAEMAAAEGSRNVVLPAARGDILDRNGEPLADSVDGLMVVADPKLTTDDASEIATFLARRLDVEYVTTLERLREEGSRYEYIARQVPSTLAMDVVSEARELGYDGIFTQRDPVREYPAGDVAANVVGALGIPDPVEGDRPLVGLELAFDDWLAGTDGSARYEVGGGNKLPLGDNVKVAPVDGKDLVTTIDRDMQWYAQRVLAQTTRTAGAKSAFAVIMDSRTGDLLTLADYPTFDANAPERAKKVNRVSRALGDVYEPGSVQKVLTMAALMDAGKVTPRTRITVPPLLRRQDSPIGDWFDHGEINLTLAGVLAKSSNIGTVLAADEFDEGELRDYLVDFGLGSHTRLGVPGESAGILPSGALWTDQTEDRIAFGQALSVNAVQMAAAVNTIANGGVRVDPSLIQGTAVLGDGTEVGTEVATRRRVVSERAATQTMKMMELVVDPEEGVAPGAAVPGYRVAGKTGTAQRAVAGGYDGFTVSFAGFAPADDPRFTVYVVVQEPSNGGGGGSVAGPAFAKLMGYALRRYGVPPTGAEPSRLPVEW from the coding sequence GTGCGCCGTACCCGCCCCGTTCGCGCTCGAGGCGGTCTGCGAGGTTCGCCGCACCTGCGCCTGCGGGTCGGGTTCGTCCTCATCGCGATGGTGCTCTCGATCTTCGGCGGGCGGCTGGTGCAGCTCCAGGGCCTCGATCCCCGGTCCTACGCCGAGATGGCGGCCGCGGAGGGCTCGCGCAACGTCGTGCTCCCCGCCGCCCGCGGCGACATCCTCGACCGCAACGGCGAGCCGCTCGCGGACTCCGTCGACGGCCTGATGGTGGTCGCCGACCCGAAGCTGACCACCGACGACGCCTCGGAGATCGCGACCTTCCTCGCCCGTCGCCTCGACGTCGAGTACGTCACCACGCTCGAGCGGCTCCGCGAGGAGGGCAGCCGCTATGAGTACATCGCGCGTCAGGTGCCCTCGACGCTGGCCATGGACGTGGTCTCCGAGGCCCGCGAGCTCGGCTACGACGGGATCTTCACCCAGCGCGACCCGGTGCGGGAGTACCCCGCCGGCGACGTCGCCGCGAACGTGGTCGGCGCGCTCGGCATCCCCGACCCCGTCGAGGGCGACCGGCCCCTCGTCGGGCTGGAGCTGGCCTTCGACGACTGGCTGGCCGGCACCGACGGCTCGGCCCGCTACGAGGTCGGCGGCGGCAACAAGCTGCCGCTGGGCGACAACGTCAAGGTCGCCCCGGTCGACGGCAAGGACCTGGTCACCACGATCGACCGCGACATGCAGTGGTACGCCCAGCGCGTGCTGGCGCAGACCACCCGGACCGCCGGGGCCAAGTCCGCCTTCGCGGTGATCATGGACAGCCGGACCGGCGACCTGCTGACGCTGGCCGACTACCCGACGTTCGACGCGAACGCGCCCGAGCGGGCCAAGAAGGTCAACCGCGTCTCTCGCGCCCTCGGTGACGTCTACGAGCCCGGCTCGGTCCAGAAGGTGCTGACCATGGCGGCGCTGATGGACGCCGGCAAGGTCACCCCCCGCACCCGGATCACCGTGCCGCCGCTGCTCCGGCGCCAGGACAGCCCCATCGGCGACTGGTTCGACCACGGCGAGATCAATCTGACCCTCGCCGGCGTGCTGGCGAAGTCCTCCAACATCGGCACCGTGCTGGCCGCCGACGAGTTCGACGAGGGCGAGCTGCGCGACTACCTCGTCGACTTCGGCCTCGGCTCCCACACCCGCCTCGGCGTGCCCGGCGAGTCCGCCGGCATCCTGCCCAGCGGCGCCCTGTGGACCGACCAGACCGAGGACCGCATCGCCTTCGGCCAGGCGCTCTCGGTCAACGCCGTGCAGATGGCCGCGGCGGTCAACACCATCGCCAACGGCGGCGTGCGCGTGGACCCCAGCCTGATCCAGGGCACGGCGGTCCTCGGCGACGGCACCGAGGTCGGCACCGAGGTCGCGACCCGCCGACGCGTCGTCAGCGAGCGGGCGGCGACGCAGACGATGAAGATGATGGAGCTGGTCGTCGACCCCGAGGAGGGGGTCGCCCCCGGCGCCGCCGTCCCGGGCTACCGGGTGGCCGGCAAGACCGGCACGGCCCAGCGCGCGGTGGCCGGCGGGTACGACGGCTTCACGGTCTCCTTCGCCGGCTTCGCGCCCGCCGACGACCCGCGGTTCACCGTCTACGTCGTCGTCCAGGAGCCGAGCAACGGCGGGGGCGGCGGCTCGGTCGCCGGACCGGCCTTCGCCAAGCTCATGGGCTACGCCCTGCGCCGTTACGGGGTGCCCCCGACGGGCGCCGAGCCCTCCCGCCTCCCGGTCGAGTGGTGA
- a CDS encoding UDP-N-acetylmuramoyl-L-alanyl-D-glutamate--2,6-diaminopimelate ligase, which translates to MGDLDLVRTGERGEETVVTGVSLSSQRVEPGDLYAALPGARVHGIEYAAAAVEAGAAAVLTDPAGAERAPGDVPLVVAEDPRALLGRLAARVYGDPATRMRMIGVTGTQGKTTTTRLAEGGLETAGVPAAVIGTVGTRVRGADVRTTLTTPEAPDLHGLFATMVEQGVEACAMEVSSHALVMGRVDGIVFDVAVFLNLGRDHLDFHADVEDYYRAKASLFTPERARLALVNVDDEHGRRLAAETTVPVRTFSAAGAEADWRAVDVELHPHGSRFRVLGPDGLVVEAACPIPGAFNVANTLAAVAACAEAGLGAERVAAGIAGGGGVPGRLERVEAGQDFVVVVDYAHKPDAVEAAVAALRPVTEGRLIVVLGAGGDRDPGKRPIMGEIASRLADVLVVTDDNPRTEDPAAIRAAVLAGATGGAEVVEVGDRRAAIREALGRAGSGDVVLVAGKGHETGQEVAGVVHPFDDREVVREELEVRA; encoded by the coding sequence GTGGGCGACCTCGACCTCGTCCGCACCGGTGAGCGAGGTGAGGAGACCGTCGTCACGGGGGTCTCGCTCAGCTCCCAGCGCGTCGAGCCCGGCGACCTGTACGCCGCGCTCCCGGGCGCCCGCGTGCACGGGATCGAGTACGCCGCCGCGGCGGTCGAGGCCGGCGCGGCCGCGGTGCTGACCGACCCGGCCGGCGCCGAGCGAGCGCCCGGCGACGTACCCCTGGTGGTCGCGGAGGACCCGCGGGCGCTGCTCGGGCGGCTGGCCGCCCGGGTCTACGGCGACCCGGCGACGCGGATGCGGATGATCGGCGTCACCGGCACCCAGGGCAAGACCACCACGACCCGGCTCGCCGAGGGCGGGCTGGAGACCGCGGGCGTGCCGGCCGCGGTCATCGGCACGGTCGGCACCCGCGTGCGCGGAGCCGACGTGCGCACGACCCTGACCACCCCGGAGGCACCCGACCTGCACGGCCTGTTCGCCACGATGGTCGAGCAGGGCGTCGAGGCGTGCGCGATGGAGGTCTCCAGCCACGCGCTGGTCATGGGGCGCGTCGACGGCATCGTCTTCGACGTCGCGGTCTTCTTGAACCTCGGGCGCGACCACCTCGACTTCCACGCCGACGTCGAGGACTACTACCGCGCCAAGGCCTCGCTGTTCACCCCCGAGCGGGCCCGCCTCGCGCTGGTCAACGTCGACGACGAGCACGGGCGGCGGCTGGCCGCCGAGACGACCGTGCCGGTGCGCACGTTCTCCGCGGCGGGCGCGGAGGCCGACTGGCGGGCCGTCGACGTCGAGCTCCACCCGCACGGCTCGCGCTTCCGGGTGCTCGGGCCCGACGGGCTCGTGGTCGAGGCCGCCTGCCCCATCCCCGGCGCCTTCAACGTCGCCAACACCCTCGCCGCGGTCGCCGCGTGCGCCGAGGCCGGTCTCGGGGCCGAGCGGGTCGCCGCGGGCATCGCCGGCGGGGGTGGGGTACCCGGCCGCCTCGAGCGCGTCGAGGCCGGCCAGGACTTCGTCGTGGTCGTCGACTACGCCCACAAGCCCGACGCCGTCGAGGCGGCCGTGGCCGCGCTGCGCCCGGTCACCGAGGGCCGGCTGATCGTGGTCCTCGGCGCCGGCGGCGACCGCGACCCCGGCAAGCGGCCGATCATGGGCGAGATCGCCTCCCGGCTCGCCGACGTGCTCGTCGTCACCGACGACAACCCCCGCACCGAGGACCCGGCCGCCATCCGCGCCGCCGTCCTCGCCGGCGCGACCGGCGGGGCCGAGGTCGTCGAGGTCGGCGACCGGCGCGCGGCGATCCGCGAGGCGCTCGGCCGGGCCGGCTCCGGTGACGTGGTGCTCGTCGCCGGCAAGGGGCACGAGACCGGCCAGGAGGTGGCCGGCGTGGTCCACCCGTTCGACGACCGCGAGGTCGTCCGCGAGGAGCTGGAGGTGCGCGCGTGA
- a CDS encoding UDP-N-acetylmuramoyl-tripeptide--D-alanyl-D-alanine ligase, with translation MTLDEVAAVVGGAVDGDGSTQVTGPAYVDSREPVVGGLFVAVAGERVDGHAYAEHAHAVLGSRPTGRPTVVVEDPVAALGRLARHVLDRTGATVLALTGSQGKTGTKDYLAHVLATVAGSGVPGSVVATRGNFNNELGVPLTVLRATPDTTHLVVEMGARGIGHVAELCRVAPPVVAAVLNVGTAHLGEFGSREAIAQGKGEIVEALPAGGTAVLNADDPLVAAMAPRTAARVLTFGEAGEITWRGLVLDELGRASFELGTAGTWHPVALRQVGAHQVANAAAAAAMALAAGCDLADVAAALSSAESASRWRMELRERADGLVVINDAYNANPASTVAAIDALAAIGRSGTRRTVAVLGEMRELGPTSHDDHVGVGRAAAEAGIDVVVAVGEPAAGVAEGARSVPDWTGEAMLTAGRDEALAWVRENARAGDAVLVKASRGAALEVLAEGLLEDVT, from the coding sequence ATGACGCTGGACGAGGTCGCCGCGGTGGTCGGCGGCGCCGTCGACGGGGACGGCAGCACGCAGGTCACGGGCCCGGCGTACGTCGACAGCCGCGAGCCGGTCGTCGGCGGGCTGTTCGTCGCGGTGGCGGGGGAGCGGGTCGACGGGCACGCCTACGCCGAGCACGCCCACGCCGTCCTCGGCAGCCGCCCGACCGGGCGCCCCACCGTGGTGGTCGAGGACCCGGTCGCGGCGCTGGGCCGGCTGGCGCGCCACGTGCTCGACCGCACCGGGGCGACCGTGCTCGCCCTGACCGGCTCCCAGGGCAAGACCGGCACCAAGGACTACCTCGCGCACGTGCTCGCCACCGTCGCCGGCAGCGGCGTGCCCGGCAGCGTCGTGGCGACCCGGGGCAACTTCAACAACGAGCTGGGCGTCCCCCTCACCGTGCTGCGCGCGACCCCCGACACGACCCACCTGGTGGTGGAGATGGGCGCGCGCGGCATCGGCCACGTCGCCGAGCTGTGCCGCGTCGCCCCGCCCGTCGTCGCCGCGGTGCTCAACGTCGGCACCGCCCACCTGGGCGAGTTCGGCAGCCGCGAGGCGATCGCGCAGGGCAAGGGCGAGATCGTCGAGGCGCTGCCCGCGGGCGGCACCGCCGTGCTCAACGCCGACGACCCGCTGGTCGCCGCGATGGCCCCGCGGACGGCGGCGCGCGTGCTCACCTTCGGCGAGGCCGGCGAGATCACCTGGCGCGGGCTGGTGCTCGACGAGCTCGGCCGGGCCTCCTTCGAGCTCGGTACCGCGGGCACGTGGCACCCGGTCGCGCTGCGGCAGGTCGGCGCCCACCAGGTCGCCAACGCCGCCGCGGCCGCCGCCATGGCGCTGGCGGCCGGCTGCGACCTCGCCGACGTCGCGGCCGCGCTGTCGAGCGCCGAGAGCGCCTCGCGGTGGCGGATGGAGCTGCGCGAGCGGGCCGACGGCCTGGTGGTCATCAACGACGCCTACAACGCCAACCCCGCCTCGACCGTCGCCGCCATCGACGCGCTCGCCGCCATCGGGCGGAGCGGCACGCGGCGTACCGTCGCGGTGCTGGGGGAGATGCGCGAGCTCGGCCCCACCAGCCACGACGACCACGTCGGCGTGGGCCGCGCGGCCGCGGAGGCCGGCATCGACGTCGTCGTCGCGGTCGGCGAGCCGGCGGCCGGCGTCGCCGAGGGCGCCCGATCGGTGCCGGACTGGACCGGTGAGGCGATGCTCACGGCGGGGCGGGACGAAGCACTCGCCTGGGTGCGGGAGAATGCTCGGGCCGGGGACGCCGTCCTCGTCAAGGCCTCACGCGGTGCCGCGCTCGAGGTGCTCGCCGAGGGACTGCTGGAGGACGTGACGTGA
- the mraY gene encoding phospho-N-acetylmuramoyl-pentapeptide-transferase: MRAVLLGGGLSLLISLLGTRVAITQFTRLGYGQEIRDDGPTSHHTKRGTPTMGGVVIIAATVVGYFAAKLITTSAPSASALLLLFLFVGMGLVGFLDDFIKISKQRSLGLRSKAKMVGQTVIAVVFGLLALSPWLEDDRGRTPASNHISFIRDFTAIALPTVVVLALIWLIVTATSNAVNLTDGLDGLATGASVMVFGAYTLVNIWQNNQSCAISPGATCYEVRDPLDLAVIAAAITGACFGFLWWNASPAQIFMGDTGSLALGSALAGLAILTRTELLLIVLGGVFVVETLSVMLQVGWFRLSGGKRIFRMAPIHHHFEMLGWEQVTVVIRFWIVTGLCVAAGLGIFYAEWVAGI; encoded by the coding sequence GTGAGAGCCGTACTGCTCGGGGGTGGGCTCTCCCTGCTCATCTCCCTGCTCGGCACCCGGGTCGCGATCACGCAGTTCACCCGGCTGGGCTACGGCCAGGAGATCCGCGACGACGGGCCCACGAGCCACCACACCAAGCGCGGCACGCCGACCATGGGCGGCGTCGTCATCATCGCCGCGACGGTCGTCGGCTACTTCGCAGCGAAGCTGATCACCACCTCGGCGCCCTCGGCCTCGGCGCTGCTGCTGCTCTTCCTCTTCGTCGGCATGGGCCTGGTCGGCTTCCTCGACGACTTCATCAAGATCTCCAAGCAGCGCAGCCTCGGCCTGCGGAGCAAGGCCAAGATGGTCGGCCAGACCGTCATCGCCGTGGTCTTCGGGCTGCTCGCGCTCTCCCCGTGGCTGGAGGACGACCGCGGCCGCACCCCGGCCTCGAACCACATCTCCTTCATCCGCGACTTCACCGCCATCGCGCTGCCCACCGTCGTGGTGCTCGCGCTGATCTGGCTGATCGTGACCGCCACCTCGAACGCGGTGAACCTCACCGACGGCCTCGACGGCCTGGCCACCGGCGCGAGCGTGATGGTCTTCGGCGCCTACACGCTGGTGAACATCTGGCAGAACAACCAGTCCTGCGCGATCTCGCCCGGCGCCACCTGCTACGAGGTCCGCGACCCCCTCGACCTCGCCGTGATCGCGGCCGCGATCACCGGCGCCTGCTTCGGCTTCCTGTGGTGGAACGCCTCGCCGGCCCAGATCTTCATGGGCGACACCGGGTCGCTCGCGCTCGGCTCCGCGCTCGCAGGGCTCGCGATCCTCACCCGCACCGAGCTGCTGCTCATCGTCCTCGGCGGCGTCTTCGTCGTCGAGACCCTCTCGGTGATGCTCCAGGTCGGCTGGTTCCGCCTCAGCGGCGGCAAGCGGATCTTCCGGATGGCGCCCATCCACCACCACTTCGAGATGCTCGGGTGGGAGCAGGTCACGGTGGTGATCCGGTTCTGGATCGTCACCGGGCTGTGCGTGGCCGCCGGCCTCGGGATCTTCTACGCCGAGTGGGTCGCGGGGATCTAG
- the murD gene encoding UDP-N-acetylmuramoyl-L-alanine--D-glutamate ligase has product MADHRPPVESLGRRDAWEGVRAVVAGFGVSGFAAADNLLHLGATVTALDESPAGKEEKAELLEVLGASVRLGEGTTAVLPDDVDVLVASPGWRPDAPLLAQARARGVPVWSEVELAWRLRDPESAAPWLAVTGTNGKSTTVLMLDAILRAAGLASVAAGNIGLPLVEVVMDPAPYDVLAVELSSFQLHDTRSMAAESAAVLNIAEDHLDWYAGPDPLGAYAADKGRIYENVQRACVYNVADPETERLVREADVQEGARAVGFTLGMPGVGMLGLVEDILVDRAFIEERGTSAAELCTIDDLPGSSPHLVADALAAAALARAHGVSQQAVRDGLRGFRLEPHRTEVVAEHAGITWVDDSKATNPHAALASLQAHDPVVWIAGGLAKGASFDGLVRAVRDRLRGVVLLGRDRAVIAEALARHAPDVPVIDVGAGETGPEQAPMERVVEAAATLARPGDTVLLAPGCASMDLFPSYADRGEQFAAAVRRRTGRD; this is encoded by the coding sequence GTGGCCGACCACCGACCCCCGGTCGAGAGCCTGGGCCGCCGCGACGCCTGGGAGGGCGTGCGCGCGGTCGTCGCCGGCTTCGGTGTCTCCGGCTTCGCCGCCGCGGACAACCTGCTCCACCTCGGCGCCACGGTCACCGCGCTCGACGAGTCTCCGGCCGGCAAGGAGGAGAAGGCCGAGCTGCTCGAGGTCCTCGGCGCTTCCGTCCGGCTGGGGGAGGGCACCACCGCGGTCCTGCCCGACGACGTCGACGTGCTGGTCGCCAGCCCCGGGTGGCGACCCGACGCCCCGCTGCTCGCCCAGGCACGCGCGCGCGGCGTACCGGTCTGGAGCGAGGTCGAGCTCGCCTGGCGGCTGCGCGATCCCGAGTCCGCCGCGCCGTGGCTGGCGGTCACCGGCACCAACGGCAAGAGCACCACCGTGCTGATGCTCGACGCGATCCTGCGCGCGGCCGGCCTGGCCAGCGTGGCCGCCGGCAACATCGGCCTGCCGCTCGTCGAGGTGGTCATGGACCCCGCGCCGTACGACGTCCTCGCCGTCGAGCTCTCCAGCTTCCAGCTCCACGACACCCGCTCGATGGCCGCCGAGTCCGCGGCGGTGCTCAACATCGCCGAGGACCACCTCGACTGGTACGCCGGCCCCGACCCGCTGGGTGCCTACGCCGCCGACAAGGGCCGGATCTACGAGAACGTCCAGCGGGCGTGCGTCTACAACGTCGCCGACCCCGAGACCGAGCGGCTCGTCCGCGAGGCCGACGTGCAGGAGGGCGCCCGCGCGGTCGGGTTCACCCTCGGGATGCCCGGCGTCGGGATGCTCGGGCTGGTCGAGGACATCCTGGTCGACCGGGCCTTCATCGAGGAGCGCGGCACCAGCGCGGCCGAGCTCTGCACGATCGACGACCTGCCCGGCTCCTCGCCGCACCTGGTGGCCGACGCGCTGGCCGCCGCCGCGCTCGCCCGCGCCCACGGCGTCTCCCAGCAGGCGGTGCGCGACGGGCTGCGCGGCTTCCGCCTCGAGCCGCACCGGACCGAGGTCGTCGCCGAGCACGCCGGGATCACCTGGGTCGACGACTCCAAGGCCACCAACCCCCACGCCGCGCTCGCCTCGCTGCAGGCCCACGACCCCGTCGTGTGGATCGCCGGCGGCCTGGCCAAGGGCGCCTCCTTCGACGGCCTGGTGCGCGCCGTGCGCGACCGGCTGCGCGGCGTGGTGCTGCTCGGGCGGGACCGGGCCGTCATCGCCGAGGCGCTCGCGCGACACGCGCCCGATGTGCCGGTGATCGACGTGGGCGCCGGTGAGACTGGTCCCGAACAGGCTCCCATGGAGCGCGTCGTGGAGGCGGCGGCCACGTTGGCCCGACCCGGCGACACGGTCCTGCTGGCTCCCGGCTGCGCCTCCATGGACCTGTTCCCCAGCTACGCCGACCGCGGGGAGCAGTTCGCGGCGGCCGTACGGAGAAGGACCGGTCGGGACTGA